GCTAAGTTCGATGGCATCCAGAGACGCTTCGACAAGCATCTCGCCGACCCTAACGGATTCCTCTAACGTCATTCCGCCTGCCCAAAAGTCTTCTGAATTCATCTTGATCAAAATCGGGTAGCCTGGACCTGTGACTTCACGGATGGCGGTAACAATTTCCAGCAAAATCCGCGCACGGCTTTCAATTGAGCCGCCATACTTATCGGTTCTTTTATTATATCGGGGGGCCAGAAACTGGCTTAACAGGTACCCATGTGCACCGTGTATCTCCACACCGTCAAAACCGGCCTTTTGAGCCCTCCGGGACGCATGACTAAATGCCGAAACGAGTTCGTTGATATCGTCTTGGCTAAGATCTTTATGGGTTTCAGTTGTATATTTTTCAGTATGAGAAACCGCCATTGGCATAAGCCCTGTTAAATTCGAATGGGTGAAGCATCCAGCGTGAGCAAGCTGCATAACGATCCTGCCGCCACGACGGTGCACCGCCTCGACCATTTTTTGCAGTCCGGGAATCAGTTCATCTTTATAGATACCCAATTGCCCAATTCCGGCTTTGCCATCCGGGCGAATATAAGCGTGCCCGGTGATAATCAGACCAACTTCTCCTGCTGCCAATTCAGCCATCATTTCTACTAGTTTTGGTGAGCATTCCCCATCCTCGAACGCGCAGCCCTCCCATGTAGCCGACCGGACAAAGCGATTAGAAAGACGCATGCTGTTGATTGTCTCTGTTTCAAACAATTTAGACATCCCGTTTCTCCATTAACTCAAATTTACTGGAAAGTAATAGTTTCTTTTGCCGGGGGAGGTAGGATTGTTTTATAGTCGGTATCAATCACAGCGCAAGGCATCAGCAGATCAGTATCTCGACCGGAACCTTTGAAATAAGGCGGGTGCCGGTTTCAGTTACCAGGAAAACGCTTTCAACGCCAACCATGAATTCATCCTTAACCACAAGCTTGGGTTCCAGGGCAAAGGTCATACCCGGTGTGAGTAAAATGTGTTTTCCCCTGGCCAGTATCGGCGGTTCCACCAATTCCATCCCAATCCCATGGCCTACAAACGTCGTCTGATATCCCTCGGGTCCCAAATAGGATTCCTGATACCCCTTGCGCTGTGCCACCGAAAGCCCAAACTCAAATATCTCGTGGGCGCTCATTCCGGGTTTTAGTTTTTCCAATATGGCATTGTGAATCTCAATGGCTGCTTTACTCGTATCTAAAGCCTTTTGGGGCATAGCACCAATGGCGAACATTCGGGTTTCATCCATATGGTACCCATATATAGCAGAGGCAAAGTCTACGAGGATTGGTTCGTTTTTTTTAAATCTCTTCCACCCGGGTCCGCATGGAAACGCTGCCGACGTCCCGGCGCCACTCGCCGGTGAATCCAACGGGCCCAGCATGGCGCTGTTTTCGCCGCTCAACACGTGGCCACTATACCCCCCATGTGACAGAAAATCGCGTTTGTGTGTCTTTCCATGATGGCCATATTTCCTTGAAAACGCCTCGCCCATGCCGGCAAGCTCAATTTCACTCATCCCGGGTCTGATCACAGATTTCATGAACACAAAGGTTTTTTCTGATATCGTGGCGACCTTGCTCATCTGCTCAATTTCCCAAGACGACTTAATCATCCGGGTTTCCAGAATCAAAGCAGATCCGTCTACTATCGAACAGTCCGGAAATAGTTTACGATAGAAATTAAAATCCTTTA
This genomic stretch from Desulfobacterales bacterium harbors:
- a CDS encoding NADH:flavin oxidoreductase; its protein translation is MSKLFETETINSMRLSNRFVRSATWEGCAFEDGECSPKLVEMMAELAAGEVGLIITGHAYIRPDGKAGIGQLGIYKDELIPGLQKMVEAVHRRGGRIVMQLAHAGCFTHSNLTGLMPMAVSHTEKYTTETHKDLSQDDINELVSAFSHASRRAQKAGFDGVEIHGAHGYLLSQFLAPRYNKRTDKYGGSIESRARILLEIVTAIREVTGPGYPILIKMNSEDFWAGGMTLEESVRVGEMLVEASLDAIELSGGTLGSGKLIPSRLGISSPDKEAYFQEAAMVFKKKINIPVILVGGIRSFDVAERLVVNGVADLISMSRPFIREPKLIKRWKTGDRNKAACESDNLCFQPAIEGKGICCVVEERLRNKVLNSPR
- a CDS encoding Xaa-Pro peptidase family protein, with the protein product APPITQKQPLPEIETVMRAFYLTIGGSKLGYRRGSILGCHFDIPAVEIENRIKVIQQKLQDNEIDGLVVIQQVDLFYFSGTAQNGVLYIPAAGDSLLMVKQYHPRAIKESPLKNVIEIKSVKEVPERIFDYYGGIGETIGFELDILPVKDFNFYRKLFPDCSIVDGSALILETRMIKSSWEIEQMSKVATISEKTFVFMKSVIRPGMSEIELAGMGEAFSRKYGHHGKTHKRDFLSHGGYSGHVLSGENSAMLGPLDSPASGAGTSAAFPCGPGWKRFKKNEPILVDFASAIYGYHMDETRMFAIGAMPQKALDTSKAAIEIHNAILEKLKPGMSAHEIFEFGLSVAQRKGYQESYLGPEGYQTTFVGHGIGMELVEPPILARGKHILLTPGMTFALEPKLVVKDEFMVGVESVFLVTETGTRLISKVPVEILIC